From Deltaproteobacteria bacterium:
ACCAAGATCCCCGGTGTGCAACCAACCCTCGGCGTCGGTGGTGGCACGCCCGTCGAGATATGCCCTAGTGATTGTCGGTCCACGGATGGTGATTTCACCGACGGCCTCCCGTCCCAGCCCTGTGCGCACGCCGGCCAGCGCCACTTCGGTGGCGAGCAACGGTTGTCCGGCTGAGCCCAGCTTGCGCAGCGCATCGCCCGGGGCCAGGGCGGTAACTTGTGAGGCGGCCTCGGTTAGCCCGTAGGTTTGTATGACCGGCACGCCGCACGCCGCACAGTCCTCCAGCAACGGGCGGGGAGCCGGCCCGCCGCCGAGCAGTACGCAGCGCAGCCACGGCGGATACGGCCGAGGACCGCGTGCCGCCAGCATCCGCTGCAGCATATTGGCGACCACGGAGATGATCGTCACGCGCTCGGCCTCGATGCTGTAGTTGACCCGTTCGGGATCAAAGCCGTCGTGGATTACCGCGGTGGTACCGTAGATCACGCTGCGCAACAGGATCGACAAGCCGCCGACGTGGCAGAACGGCAGACACGCCAACCAGCGATCGTCGCGCTGCAAGCCGAGGTTGAAGGCCGAGGCGGTCGCGCTCCAGTAATGGTTGCCGTAGGTCAGCAGCACCCCTTTGGCGGTACCGCTGCTGCCCGAAGTGAAGATGATGCTGTGCACCGAGGCCAGATCGTGGCGGGCATCGCCGGTGTCGTCCGCTGGAATGATGGCGTCGAGCGCACCGTCGCCGGCGATCGCGTCACCGCCGCAGCAAAGGCGCCGGGGGGTGGGCTCGATTTGGGCGGCGAGTTCGCGCGTGCCGTGATCGTAGACGAGCAGCTCTGCCCCCGCCCCTTCGCACTGCTGGCGCAGCTCGTGCGGCGTCAAGCGGCGGTCGAGCGGCACCAGCACCGCCCCCAACCGCGCCAGCCCGTGCATGATTTCAGCGAAGGCCGCGCCGCCACGCAGCAACACGGCGACGCGGCTGCCCCGAGTCACGCCCAGGCGAGCCAGCCGCCCAGCCGTCAGCCGGGCGCGCCGGGCAAGGACGCCGTAAGTCATCACCTCGGCACCGGCGACAATCGCGGGCTGATCCGGGCAAGCGCGGCCGCGGTGATCGAGCCAGTTGGGGATCGGGGCCGATGCACTCATCGCTGGCAGCTCTCCCTGCCCCACCGGGTGAGTCTTGAGTGACTCACTGTCACACCGAGTCCGACACCGGGCGGAAGCCGGAGGTGGCCGCCGGCGGCCAGCAGCGGGACGGCGGTCAGATCGCCGGCCAGCAGTTCCGCAGTGGCAAGCCCGCAGTGGCGCAGGGGCTCCGGCAGCGTAGCCGCCAGGTGCAACGCCGCAGCGACGCCTATGCTGCTGTCGAACGCCGAGGTGACAACGACATCGAGACCACAGGCGCGCGCCGTCCGCGCCATCTCCGCCGCCTTTCGCAATCCCACCAGCGCCGGCTTCAAGATAATCACATCCGCGGCCGCGGCCGCGGCAATGGCACGGATCGCGGCACTGTCGCCGGCACTCTCGTCCGCCGCAATCGCCAGCGGAACCACCGCCCGCACCGCCGCCAGGCCGGCAATGTCCGCCACCGGCTGCTCGACGTAGTCGATGCCGTAGGGCGCCAGGCGCGGCAGGGCGGCGATTGCTTCGTCCACAGTCCAGCTGGCGTTGCAGTCGAGCCGCAGCAACATTGCGTCACCGACCGCGGCGCGGATGGCGGCCAGCCGCGCCACTTCGTCGTCCACCTTGCTGCCGGCGATCTTGAGCTTGAGGCAAGACAAGCCGCTGGCCGCGGCGGCGCGGGCGGCCGCGGCCGCGGCCTCCGGTTGGCGCTGCGCGAGCGTAGCATTGACCGGCACGCGCCGCCGGCGCACGCGGCCGAGCACTGCTGCCAGTGGCAGACCCGCGGCACGCGCGTGCAGATCGTACCCGGCCATCTCCAAGCCCGCGAGTGCAACCGGCGAGGGCAACGCATCAGCGATCTCCAGCAGGCGGTCGATCGGCCACGAGGCCGCTGCGCACAAGGCCTCCTGCGCCCCGGCGATCGCGCACACGGCCTCGGCCAGGGCTCCGGCGCCAGCGGCGGGATGCGGAGCCACCTCGCCGATGCCCACCAGTCCGTTGTCGGCATGCAAGCGCAGCAGCAACCCCACGCGCTCACTCACCATACCCGCGCCGGTGTGCATGGGCTGGCGCATAGGGAGGCGGAAACCGATTGCGTCGAGGCGAATCACGCGCATGGTAACCGCTAGCGCAACAAGCCGAGGGCGAAGAGAACGCCGAAGGCCAGATGCAAGCGGGCGGTGTTGACCAGTGCGGCATTGAATCCCGGCGCGCTGCCGCAGGTGGCTAGCTGCCACCCCAACCGCACGGCCCACGGCAGGCTCAACCACGGCAGCAGCGCCCAGGCCGAGGCGGCTCCCATGGCGCACAGCGCGGGCGGCACCGCGTACGCGAGACCGAGCAAGGCCAAATACTCTAGCCGGCCAGCGCGCGCTCCAAGACGCACCGCCAGTGTGCGTTTGCCGGCGCGGCGATCGCCATCGCAATCGCGCACGTTGTTCACCACCAGAATGGCCGTGGCCAACGCGCCCAGCGGGACCGCCGCCAGCCAGACCGCGAGGGCACTGCCGCCGCTCTGCACGTAGTAAGTGCCGGCAACGGCGGCGAGGCCGAAAAAGGCGAAGACGAAAGGATCACCGAAACCGTGGTAAGCCAGCGGCCACGGGCCCGCGGTGTAGGCCACGCCGGCGGCGATCGCACCGGCGCCGAGCAGCAGAATCGGCCAGCCTGAACGAGCCACCAACCAGACGCCGATGACCGTGGCCGCACTGAAGGCCAGCGCCGCTGCCGACTTTACCTCACCCGCAGTGAGCAAGCCGCCGGCAGTGACCCGCAGCGGCCCTTGGCGCGCAGCATCGTCGGCGCCACGCTCGCAATCGGCAACGTCGTTCACCAGATTGGTGCCGATCTGAATCAGTACCGCGGCCACCAATGCGGCCAGCGCGGCGCCCAGGTGGCCGCCGCCGTCACGCCACGCCAGCGCGCTGCCCAC
This genomic window contains:
- the menE gene encoding o-succinylbenzoate--CoA ligase, which codes for MSASAPIPNWLDHRGRACPDQPAIVAGAEVMTYGVLARRARLTAGRLARLGVTRGSRVAVLLRGGAAFAEIMHGLARLGAVLVPLDRRLTPHELRQQCEGAGAELLVYDHGTRELAAQIEPTPRRLCCGGDAIAGDGALDAIIPADDTGDARHDLASVHSIIFTSGSSGTAKGVLLTYGNHYWSATASAFNLGLQRDDRWLACLPFCHVGGLSILLRSVIYGTTAVIHDGFDPERVNYSIEAERVTIISVVANMLQRMLAARGPRPYPPWLRCVLLGGGPAPRPLLEDCAACGVPVIQTYGLTEAASQVTALAPGDALRKLGSAGQPLLATEVALAGVRTGLGREAVGEITIRGPTITRAYLDGRATTDAEGWLHTGDLGCFDAEGFLYVIGRRDELIISGGENIHPAEIEAALQAHPAVAEVCVVGVPDPRWGEAVTACVRLRPGAALTAAALQAAARRLLAGFKVPRRVLLVEDFPRTAAGKIMRGRVRAQLAGAAPAGGLHLDFSVGG
- the menC gene encoding o-succinylbenzoate synthase encodes the protein MHTGAGMVSERVGLLLRLHADNGLVGIGEVAPHPAAGAGALAEAVCAIAGAQEALCAAASWPIDRLLEIADALPSPVALAGLEMAGYDLHARAAGLPLAAVLGRVRRRRVPVNATLAQRQPEAAAAAARAAAASGLSCLKLKIAGSKVDDEVARLAAIRAAVGDAMLLRLDCNASWTVDEAIAALPRLAPYGIDYVEQPVADIAGLAAVRAVVPLAIAADESAGDSAAIRAIAAAAAADVIILKPALVGLRKAAEMARTARACGLDVVVTSAFDSSIGVAAALHLAATLPEPLRHCGLATAELLAGDLTAVPLLAAGGHLRLPPGVGLGVTVSHSRLTRWGRESCQR
- a CDS encoding 1,4-dihydroxy-2-naphthoate polyprenyltransferase — encoded protein: MKPATRLQVWLLAIRPATLSAAVAPVLVGSALAWRDGGGHLGAALAALVAAVLIQIGTNLVNDVADCERGADDAARQGPLRVTAGGLLTAGEVKSAAALAFSAATVIGVWLVARSGWPILLLGAGAIAAGVAYTAGPWPLAYHGFGDPFVFAFFGLAAVAGTYYVQSGGSALAVWLAAVPLGALATAILVVNNVRDCDGDRRAGKRTLAVRLGARAGRLEYLALLGLAYAVPPALCAMGAASAWALLPWLSLPWAVRLGWQLATCGSAPGFNAALVNTARLHLAFGVLFALGLLR